The Tripterygium wilfordii isolate XIE 37 chromosome 23, ASM1340144v1, whole genome shotgun sequence genomic sequence GTTTTACACTTATTTATATCCCAAGTCAATTCTCTGGCGTTGACTCCAACAAAAATGCTGACATAGCATCGATGAGGGGTGTGAGGCAGTGAAGTCGAGGATTGCTCTCTGATTTCGTTTTGATTAAATCAAAACTGGTTGGTTAGGGCAACTGCAATGGTTTGGTATTTGCTGGACCAACAAAAATATTGGTCCgatcccacctctattatataaaaaatcaagtcaaacacatattctaatacagtcacatcagtaaaacacttcTTCCACTATAgccacattaacaaaacacaaatttctatacaatttctcttcccatcCAATATGGAggcaacaacattccattcctccatattatccacaacaaaactataccaaaacaccaaatatcaatacatccacatcagcaaaacacttatctcaatacagccacataaacaaaacacattttataatacaaccacatcagtaaaatacaacatctttattggcccaataacactttaccattgcaagtgcccttatctttttctttttatttttttaaaatttcatatcACATGTGGAATTAAATCAATTTAGAAAACTTGATCAACGTGTCAACTTCGCCGGAGTATATTAGTCACGTGGACGTCACATCAGCATTTTTGTCAGAATCAACACCGAAAAACTGACTAGGGATAAAAATAATGTGCAAAATAATAGttttgaggatagaatgaaaaaaaaaatagtttaaggagaCCCAAAAAATTGTGTTAGTCTaaggacatatataatattttagccctaATTTATAATAAGATGGATTGTCATCTATTATTCGGGCCCTTATCAGTCCCTAAATAGCATCCAAAAGCCCAATGGGTATCTcttcttaaaaaaattcaatctttttttctatctttttttgttttttattgggGAGAAATGTTTAATCTAAAGTCTATACATATTAAAcatattattatgttttttaaaaaaaatagtttcaaAAACTCCACCCAACTTGCGATAAAAAATACACAGATCCGGATTCTCTTTTACCTAGAATTCATTGCACAACTTAGTTCTTCCCCGCAATATTTTGCGTTAGAGCAAATTCAATGTGGAGATCGCGAAGTTCTTCACTGGAGCAATATATTTCTATGGCAGAAGAATGTATTGTTCTTTTACATGCTCAACATATTATCTGAAATCGATTTCTTATAATGCCCACCACTGACAAAGTGAGTGTACCAAATCTGAGAATATAATTGCATAAATTATCCATCACAGAAAGGCATAGATGGGAAAGAGTTTATTTGTGCGACACAAAGATAAAATGGGGTGAGAGATGGTGTGCAACTGGGGGTTTATTGTTCACAGCTGCTAATTTCAACCCATATtacatattttcatttttggtaTGAGATGATCCAAATAGTCCTTATTCCCTTATTCTATATCTTGCTTCTATATTTGTTTGGgttcttgtgttttcttgatATGTCTTATGGATATCAATACAAATTGATATCGGAGCTTGGTTGACTAAGTTATTGTGGTTAATTTGGGAAGGGTTTGTCTGCAAGTTATGGGAGTCTTTGCTAGTGCACTCTAAGTGTTCGTAGAAAGCCTTGAGATGATGAATCCTACTTCGAAAGTAGATATTGAGAAGTTTGATGGGTCCAATGATTTTGAGTTATGAAAGATGAAAACTATTGCCACATCCTGGGGGACCTTGGTCTTGATGAAGCACTTCAGGGCGAATCAAAGTTACCCGCCACTATGGAtaatgagaagaagaagaagaagaagaagcggaCATACAATACCTTGATTCTTAGTCTTCGTGATAAGGCGTTAAGAGAAGTGGTTAAGATGAAGTTGATCGATAAGATATGACGCAGATTTGAAACCCTGTAAATGACCAAGAATTTGTCAAACTGGTTTGTATCTTAAGACGAAGTTCTTCAAGTTTAAGATTGTATAGGGTAGAGACTTGCAAGATCATATTGACAAGTTCAACAAACTGTATTTAGACTtgaaaaatattgaagttgagTATGAGGATGATGATAAGGTCTTGGTATTGCAGTATTCATAGCCTAAGTCGTAAGACACGATTGTAGACAGTGTAAAACATCCCTCCTAAAGTTGAGAGAAGTGATTGTGATGGTGAAGGAAAAAATGGTACTGTAAAAGCCTAAAAGGGTAGTTTGCGGAAAAAGGCACACATTAAAAACTAACCATGGTTAATTATAAACCATGGTGGATGATGTGAACAGTGAAGCAGCTTGGGATTTAGTCAGTGCCATCGCCAATGACAGAGAGACGAGGCATTAAAAAATTgcaatataatattaattattaattaaaaacataggtagagagagagagagagagagacagagacagtgacagagagggagagagaggcaTCGGAGAAAGAGAGGGGAGTAAATTGTCTGGGTAATGTAGGGGAGGATAGTGGGCAGACCTTCAACATTTGGTCTCTGAAAAGCTCGACATATCAAAATACcacttctcctttttctttttcttctgtcgGCCCTAGTTTGTGCCTTTTCCGGCGGACTCGCCGGAACTCCTATTTCCGGGATTTGCGGACTTCAACTTTCTCAATCCTTTTCTGCTGTCCGATTTTCTGTTGCTTCCCGGGAAAATCCGAGGGAAGATGTTTCGATTCCCTGTCTTCATTGAGCTGATCTGAGCTCAGAAGTAAGCTATCAGTGTCCTCCTTACCGATTTGTGCTTGGTTTTTCAACACGTAAGATGAGGTAACTTGTATACGCTGATAAGAAAGCAATGAAGATGCCGGCGAACCCTGCCGGATTTATTTCCAATCCCGGCGAAGGTCAGCTTCTGGTCTTAATATAAATGTTTACTGCATAAAACACTCGTATGTATATGTAGACTCTCTCCCCTAAAAGTGTAGAAGAACgaaaagtagagcattgtaatATGCGGGAATCAGGTGATAACTACTATCGCCTTTTCATCAGAAGCTTTAGTTTCCTCATTAACCAATCGAATctccttcaaagttcaaatcgtCTTTTGCATTTTTGGAAATCCGACGCTCTGGTTTAATTAAAGCATACCTTTATTATTTTCCTCGCTATCCGTATTTTCTCGGtaatcaaacaagaaaatacGAAAGCAAAGAAGAACTCCCTAGTTTTTGGCGAATGATGTGGTTATGTGTCCGCTGGTTGCGGTGGTGCAGGAGGAAGTGGGGAGAAGAAGAGCATAAACCCGGAGTTATGGCAGGCTTGCGCAGGACCACTGGTGAACCTGCCACCTGCTGGGACCCACGTCGTCTACTTCCCTCAAGGCCACAGCGAGCaggtttgtgtatatatacaaacatcaaATCCCATCTTGGATTCTGCTATGTTCGCCGTCTCTGTTTTTCTGCTTAACCCTGGCACCCTCGTCTGTTTTATTTCATGATCTCATCGGTTCAACTTTTGCACATtcgtatatatatgtatatatacaaacatgttTTATACTTCTATACAGATGCTATTAACTGTTTTGTTCTTATAACTTCTGATTGATGAGCTGcggttcattttttttatttggtagcTTATTCACTTACAACAGGGACAATAAAAGCCCTGAGCAAAGATTTTATGTTTGGGttcattcattattttttcgTGTATGAGATATTTTGGGGGACGATGTCACATGTTTCTCCTTAAATAAGGCCTATTTTGTTGGTTTAGAATCTATTTTTTAGTAGAAAATTTCCTACCTTGTGTTCAGTAAGTGTTGGAAGTGCTGGAGTTTTTCTTGAAATCTAGAATTTTACGaaataaataaagtaaatatttattttagtttCCTGAGTGAACTTAAAAGTGTAACAAGTCTTCTAGTGGATTATGTAAATAAATGGCCTGAAGTAGCTTAAGAGCATCCTATGGAGAGAAGTGCCCTGTCAAGAGAGAAATTTTCCAAAGTCAAAAAGAAGATGCAATTCTGTTTGACAATTTTTCCATCGTTTCTAAATTTCCTACAATAAGATGATGCAGTATGTTTGCTTttgtaatattttcttttaaagttATTAATTATCCATTtctgtatacatacatacatacatacatacatacatacatatatatatatatatatatatatatatatatattacaatgtCCACCATTTTAAATTCTATCTTGCGTTGTGAACTTGATCAATCGTTTTGTTTTTACTTCTTGTTCAATATCATCTCTCATACAGAgtgatgtcttttttttttgagaagttgTGAGGTTACATTATTAATCTTTTGAGAGATTGGGAATGGAACCTTGCAACTCTTTCAAGCTACTGTGTAATCTCTTTACTAGCTAAAACAAGCATCGCTATAATTTATTGTCATTACTATCCCCTAGTGATCTTGGACTCTGTGTAACTAATTCTTGGTCTCCTCTTTacatatgaaaagaaaaaattccTCTTTTTATAAGAGCTTATTATtcattgtcttttatttcaacTAAAAAAATTTCTCTTTTTATAAGATCTTATTATTCATTGTCTTTTATTTCTAGTTGATTCAGTGGCATATTGTGCAAATACAAACGAATATCAGTTATTTTAAAGTTTACATGCATAGCTATTGGATAACAACTCTTATTCTGAACATAAAAGTTTCAGCTATGTGTGGGATAGATTTTTTACACCCTTTCTTTTTGGTATCCATCACTTCTGCTTAAGTCCATGTTTCTTGAGTTGAGAGTAAACTTATGGATTTCAGGTTGCAGCATCAATGAAAAAGGATGTTGATGCTCAAATCCCAAGCTATCCAAATCTCCACTCGAACCTCCTATGTCTCCTTCACAATGTCACCTTGCATGTATGAAGCTgactttttttccttaaaataattttcttattCCAAATAAGTTCCATTAACTTaaatgtgttttattttttaggcGGACACAGAAACAGATGAAGTGTATGCTCAGTTGACCCTTCAACCTGTTCCTTCTGTAAGAAATTAATTTGACAAAAGAAGTTTTTGTTATGCTTGAGAAGTGTTCACATGTCCTGTACACAACATGATAGATGAGAAGTGAATAACAATGATATAACTCTtttcaatttgaagaaaattgagTCCCTTTAAAAGAATCTATTGGTCTTTATGCAGTTTGACAAGGACGGTATATTAAGGTCTGATCTTGCTCTCAAGTCAAACAAGCCTCAGCCAGAGTTTTTCTGTAAAACATTGACAGCAAGTGATACGAGTACTCATGGAGGTTTTTCTGTGCCTCGCCGTGCAGCTGAGAAGATCTTTCCTCCTCTTGTAAGCATCATTGTGTATGCAAAAACCTTGCTTGAGTCTCAATTTTTATCTCATTATCAAGTTACTTTTGTTAGGATTTCTCTATGCAACCACCTACTCAAGAAATTGTGGCCCGGGATTTACATGATAACGTATGGACATTCCGGCACATCTTCCGTGGTAGGTTAATTTTGCAGTATTGATTTGGCATCACTTGATATCTAATCATTCTTTTGTGATAACTTTTATGCATATTTTTAACTCTCTGTTCATGTTACGTTAATCCTATTTATTCTTAACCCAGGACAACCAAAGCGCCACTTGCTTACTACTGGATGGAGCCTTTTTGTTAGTGGCAAGAGGCTTTTTGCTGGGGACTCGGTTTTATTTATTAGGTAATGTTAATTTAACTTCCTTGGAATTCTGATTCAGTGCTGGATATCACAAAATTTTTCTCTTTCCCAATATTCTTGAAAGCCTTCCCGCACCCAAATTACAACGATTTTAATgtgattcttttttttggggAGCCCATAATTGACTGTCTAGTTCTGGTTCTTGGAAGCAGTGTTTTTCTCAAGTctcgaaagaaagaaaattgggTCTCAAAACAATGATATTTGTTTGGTTGGCATCTATCTAAAAGACTTGTTTTTGAATGTTGCTTCTGAAACACCTAGCTAAACAAAAAGAACTGTATGATTTTAGGGGAAATGTTTTTACTAATCAGATGGGTAAATTTTGATGTTACTATGTTAGGGGAAATGTTTTAACTAATCAAGTGTGtttaaattattttctcaaaatgcaattttttgttcttattcaAGTAATACAAGTTTCAAAATCGGAGATAAAATCTGTCCACACATGGCTAAAATCCTTCTCATAAGCTTATGATTTCTAACGACTATGCGCAGAGATGAAAAGCAGCAGCTCCTCTTGGGCATTAGAAGGGCTAACAGGCAATCCCCCAATCTATCATCATTGGTTATGTCAAGTGATAGTATGCATATAGGGATTCTTGCTGCAGCGGCCCATGCAGCTGCAAGCAATAGTCCCTTCAGTGTGTTTTATAATCCAAGGTATATAACTTCCCTTTATTTTAAAAACAGGATTATTAGTTTTCATGCATTACCAtctcattttttgttgtttacatAATGAGTCCCAGATTTGTTTATAGCGAATGAACCTAAGAACAATGTTTTTGCAGAGCTAGCCCATCGGAATTTGTTATCCCATTAGCCAAATACTACAATGCAGTTTATGGAAACCAAATATCACCTGGAATGCGCTTCCGGATGATGTTTGAAACTGAAGAATCAGGAACCAGGAGGTAGTAGTATTACAGCTCTGTGCATTATTTTGTTTGCCTGTCTTTGTGAGTAACAAATGTGGAAATTCTATACTGTACTAAGTCAGAAAGCACAGATTGAACTGGTGACTCTGACTCAAAATTATTGATTTCCCTATTTACCAAATCATAGCTCAGATTACCATTGGTGTACTGAGGAGGTGTTTTAGTTGCAGCCGAGGCGCCTCACATTTGTCCTTCCTAAATGTCACAACTGCAGGAGCTTTGTGAATTGTGTgcgacatctttttttttttttttggcaagctTTACATGGTTTAAGTTGAGTCATGATTCATATGTATTGGGTTGGGTTCCTTACAAATAATCATGAGTAGCTTATGATTGTTTTCCTGAATTTAGCGCAATTGGTTTGGTGGATTTATTGAAATTCATATAATTTAAGTAAAAGAGAGTCAGTTCTGCAGGTATATGGGAACAATTACAGGTATTAGTGATCTTGATCCTGTAAGATGGAAGAACTCACAATGGCGTAATTTGCAGGTAGAAATTGTGTAATTATTGTTCTTATGAGATACTTATTCTAATAATAGTATAATAACTTCACATTCTTGAATAGGTTGGTTGGGATGAGTCGACTGCTGGTGAAAGGCGTAATCGAGTTTCTCTCTGGGAGATTGAGCCTGTGACTGCTCCATTTTTCATATGCCCACCTCCATTCTTCATATCAAAACGTCCAAGACAGTCAGGAATGCCAGGTACAATATGTCTTGCTTTGACGTTATTTGGCAGTATAATACATTCTGATTGTAAGTTTCCCTTATCATCCTCAAGGGACCGTGTTACCTAAGATGTCCCCCTTGCTGGCATGTTCTTGGATGCTTGCTGCTTTATCCATGTCATTGACTGGGCCCATGAAAAAGTTGTGGGTGATTTTGGAGGCAGTGAGTGGTCATCCTGTTTCAATTATCAGATAAACAAAAAATTGCAGTTAATGCTGTGGGGCAAGATGGTGGGATAGGTTCTCTCTATTTGTCCTGTCTATGCAGTGCTTGGCTGGTAAAATTTCTCCATGTGATCTGTCACGTTTGATTAGTCTGCAACTCTATCACAAAACGACAAAGAaactaaaagaaagaaaacagaagtaaaagaaaaggaagtgcTGAAGTGAATTAAAATAGTTTTAAATAATTGCTCTTGTTCGTCTGGTGCTGTAGTATGTTGAAGGCATTTTATAACTCAAATGTGGTTATTTCTTGAAGATTAAAATAGTTAGGCTGGACTCTGAGTAGTGAGTACCTATTAAATTATCTTTGCAGATGATGATTCTTCTGATCTCAACATATTCAAGAGGACCATGCCTTGGATTGGTGATGATATTGGTATGAAGGATCCCCAGAGTCTTCCTGGCCTAAGCTTAGTCCAGTGGATGAACATGCAGCAAAACCAATCCTTTGCTAACTCAATGCAGCCCAGTTACATGCATACCTTGTCGGGGTCTATTCTGCAAAACCTTCCTGAAGCAGATCTTTCACGCCAACTAGGCTTGGCAGCACCACAAATGTCTCAGATGAACAACTTACAGTTCAATGCCCAGAGGCTGCCACAGCAAGCACAAATGCTTGACCAGCTTCCAAAGTTACCATCCTCAGTCAACCCATTAACTTCCATAATACAACCACAGCAGCAGTTGGGTGATATTGCTCAATTAAGGCAAAGTTTTATGACTCAAAATGTACCTTCCAATCAATTTCCAGCACAAAATTTTCAGCCTCAGAATGCAGTCCAGACTAATAATATTCTCCCTCAGCAACAATCTATACAGAACCATCAGCTTCCTAGAAACCTTCCTCAAAGCCATCAACAGcaaaatcaacaacaacaacagattATGGGTCACAATCAATGGCAAACTCTAATGCAATCTCAGTTGCCAGAACAAATAAATCAGCTACAAATGTCTGACGGTCAGATTCCACTTCAACTGTTGCAGAAGCTTCAGCAGCAACAGCAGTCACTTTTAGTGCAGCAGTCCGTGTTTCAACAATCGGCTCAACTTTTCCAATTTCAAGATCAGCAGAGGCAACTATTAGATGTATCTCAGAGTTCATCAAGGTCGAtcacaccaaaccaaacattGGAAATGCCTCAAGCGACACCAACCTCACTTCCTCAGTCAAATGTCCTCCAGCAGTGGATGACAATGAGCAGCCAGGCAAATTTTCGGTTTTCCCATCCACCTCAGCAACCAAAACTTCAACAGCAGCTGTCTAGCATGCTCCATGAAATGCCTGGACATGTAGGACTTCCTCCGACCTCAACCACCAACCTGCTTTCTAATGCGGGAGGTAATATATTAAATGGAGCTTTGGGAGCTGGGCAGTCAGGAATTACTGATGATGTTCCATCATGTTCCACTTCCACTTCCCCTTCTAAAAACAATTGCTCGAATTCAATCCAGCCGATGATGAACAGCTGGCCCCCTTGGGGCACATCATTGGGGGAAGACATGGCTCAATCTGCTGCAACAATTTTGAGTCCTGGTCCCTTGGAAACTATGCCTTCTAATGCCAATTTAGTTAGAGATTTATTGCAGAAAACTGATATTAAGCCCTCATTGAACAT encodes the following:
- the LOC119992405 gene encoding auxin response factor 19-like translates to MKMPANPAGFISNPGEGGSGEKKSINPELWQACAGPLVNLPPAGTHVVYFPQGHSEQVAASMKKDVDAQIPSYPNLHSNLLCLLHNVTLHADTETDEVYAQLTLQPVPSFDKDGILRSDLALKSNKPQPEFFCKTLTASDTSTHGGFSVPRRAAEKIFPPLDFSMQPPTQEIVARDLHDNVWTFRHIFRGQPKRHLLTTGWSLFVSGKRLFAGDSVLFIRDEKQQLLLGIRRANRQSPNLSSLVMSSDSMHIGILAAAAHAAASNSPFSVFYNPRASPSEFVIPLAKYYNAVYGNQISPGMRFRMMFETEESGTRRYMGTITGISDLDPVRWKNSQWRNLQVGWDESTAGERRNRVSLWEIEPVTAPFFICPPPFFISKRPRQSGMPDDDSSDLNIFKRTMPWIGDDIGMKDPQSLPGLSLVQWMNMQQNQSFANSMQPSYMHTLSGSILQNLPEADLSRQLGLAAPQMSQMNNLQFNAQRLPQQAQMLDQLPKLPSSVNPLTSIIQPQQQLGDIAQLRQSFMTQNVPSNQFPAQNFQPQNAVQTNNILPQQQSIQNHQLPRNLPQSHQQQNQQQQQIMGHNQWQTLMQSQLPEQINQLQMSDGQIPLQLLQKLQQQQQSLLVQQSVFQQSAQLFQFQDQQRQLLDVSQSSSRSITPNQTLEMPQATPTSLPQSNVLQQWMTMSSQANFRFSHPPQQPKLQQQLSSMLHEMPGHVGLPPTSTTNLLSNAGGNILNGALGAGQSGITDDVPSCSTSTSPSKNNCSNSIQPMMNSWPPWGTSLGEDMAQSAATILSPGPLETMPSNANLVRDLLQKTDIKPSLNISKSQSQGLFSQQAYLNGAATPTDYLDTSSSTTSVCLPQNDAHVQQNNFLAYNPQSILVRDTSQEGEVQADPRSIISYGTDIDGQFGVPMNPDTSLTKGVVAMGKEFSKNLSSGGGISNYKNSKDPQRDISSSMVSQSFGVPDMAFNTIDSTINDTSFLNRGSWEQAQQFQRMRTYTKVYKRGAVGRSIDITGYSGYDELKQDLARRFGIEGQLEDQQRIGWKLVYMDHENDVLLVGDDPWEEFVNCVRCIKILSPQEVQQMSLDGDFGRSVLPNQACSSSDNVNA